The DNA sequence CAGGGTGCCGGCCCCGGCGGCGATCAGCGGGTGGTCGTAGGCGTGCGAGGCGAGCGCCCCGGTCGTCCCCGCGAACTCCGCGCAGGCGGAAGCCGCTTCGGCGTACTCGTCGCCGACCAGCCGCACCTCGGCCCCGTACCCCCGCAGCCTGGCGACCTTCACCGCCGGCGCGGTGGCGGGCAGGAAGACCGTGGCGCGCACGCCCTGCCGCCGGGCGGCCCAGGCGCAGGCCAGACCGGCGTTGCCACCGGAGGCGATGGTGACCCCGGCGTCGGGGAGGGAGTCGTTGTCGAGGTGCGCCTGGAGGAAGTTGAGGGCGCCTCGGGCCTTGAACGAGCCGGTGTGCTGCATGAACTCCAGCGCCAGCCACAGCTCGTACGGCTGTCCGGTCGGGTCGGTCGCCTCGGGATCCGTCGGTGCCAGGGCGACCGGGCGGACGTGCCCGGCGATCCGGCGGCCGGCGGACTCGATGTCGCCGTAGGTGAGTCGGTGCACTTCGTCACTCCCGGGTGGTTCGGTCGGACCATTCTGTCCCGGGAACGGATCGAACGGCTCGGACGGTCCGACCGGCCGGGAGCCGGCAGCGGGCCCCGGCCGCGTACGCGAAGGGGGCGCGGGGCACCCCCGCGGAAACGGTGAAAGGGAGGGTCCGGGGCATCACCACCACCGCAACCCACAGTGAAGCTCACCGCACGAACAACCGCCCCAAATGCCGGTCCACCAACCCCATCGCCTCCTCCGGCGTGATCACCTCCATCAACGCGGAACTCGTCAACCCGTCCGTCAAAGCGATTAGCAGCATCGCCTCCATGTCCGGATCCAGCCCCGGCACCGCCTCCCCCCGCTCGACGGCCTCCCGGAACTGTTCGGCGAAGAAGGCGCGCAGCTTCGGCTGACCCTCCTTGGCGTGGCGCCGGATGCGCTCGTCGTTGATGGCGCGGACGAAGTAGGCGATGCCGACGAGGAGGCCGGTGCGGGTCTCCTCGTCCAGGGGCAGCATCTCGGCGGCGCACTCGCGCAGGATGGTCCGGGGGGAGGGCCCGTCGGAGGCGGCGGCCCCGGAGTCCGCCCCGGCCCCGGAGCCCGGCCCGGCGGCCCCCGAGCCCGCCCCGCCCCCAGGTCTCCACAGCGCCATGATCCGCTCCCGGATCCGCGCCTCCGCCAGAACAGTGATGTGCTCCAGCGCGAAGACGAGCATCTCGTCCTTGCCGGAGAAGTAGTGCTGCAACTGTCCCAGCGAGATGCCCGCCTCGGCGGCGACGTCGCGCAGGCTGGCGCCCTCCAGCCCTCGCGAGCTCGCGATGCGCCAGAGCGCTTCGGCGATCAGGCGTCGGCGTTCCTCGTGATCCACCCGCTTCGGCACCGCGACGGTCACCTCCGTTTTACAAGTCGGTCGTATTGCCATACCTTACCGATGACGTCGCAATACGACTGACCTGAAACGACTGACCTGGAAAGGTCCCGGGTCCCAGGGGGCATTCCATGCACACCACCGGCACGGCCGGCGACGGCCCACCCGTCACCCTCCGGTCACCCCGCCACCGCGTCGACCCCCGAGCCCGCCGCTGGTGGGCGGTGCAGGCGCTGCTGACCGTCAGCGGTCCGCTGCTCCTGACGGCGGCGACGCTCCTCGTGCTGTCGGTGCTCTTCTTCCCCGGCGCCCTGCCCTGGCTCGTCCCCCTCCTCGCGGTCGTGCTCGTCGCGCCCGCGCTCGGTTACCAGTTCGCCATGCCCGCCTGGCGCTACCGGATCCACGCCTGGGAGGTCGGCGAGACCGCCGTCTACACGGCGAACGGCTGGTTCTGGCAGCGCAGCCGCATCGCACCGCTGTCGCGGGTGCAGACCGTCGACACGTCGGTCGGCCCCCCTCCAACGCCGCTACGGGCTCGCCACCGTCGTCGTCACCACCGCCTCCACGGCAGGCGCCGTGAAGATCGCCGGCCTGGCGGAGGACGACGCCCGGCGGATGGCCGAACACGTCGGCCATGCCGTCCGCTACGTCCGGGAGGACGCGGCGTGAGGCACAACGGAGACCACGGCCCGTGGCGGCAGGAGGACCAGGGCGGTTACGACGGCGGCACGTACGAAGGCGGTACGTCCAACCCCGGCACGCCGGGAACGCCTGGTGCGCCCGATACCTCC is a window from the Streptomyces mobaraensis genome containing:
- a CDS encoding TetR/AcrR family transcriptional regulator, encoding MPKRVDHEERRRLIAEALWRIASSRGLEGASLRDVAAEAGISLGQLQHYFSGKDEMLVFALEHITVLAEARIRERIMALWRPGGGAGSGAAGPGSGAGADSGAAASDGPSPRTILRECAAEMLPLDEETRTGLLVGIAYFVRAINDERIRRHAKEGQPKLRAFFAEQFREAVERGEAVPGLDPDMEAMLLIALTDGLTSSALMEVITPEEAMGLVDRHLGRLFVR
- a CDS encoding threonine/serine dehydratase codes for the protein MHRLTYGDIESAGRRIAGHVRPVALAPTDPEATDPTGQPYELWLALEFMQHTGSFKARGALNFLQAHLDNDSLPDAGVTIASGGNAGLACAWAARRQGVRATVFLPATAPAVKVARLRGYGAEVRLVGDEYAEAASACAEFAGTTGALASHAYDHPLIAAGAGTLLDEIHRRIPDLDTVVVAVGGGGLFAGVATAARRHGVRTVAVEPEHSRALNAALAAGQPVDVPIDSVAADSLGARRASALALRVAQQGDVHSVLVPDSEIVRARQGLWDERRIAVEHGGATALAALTAGEADSASYGYRPRAGEKVCVVLCGANTDPATLTGPAS